The Brasilonema sennae CENA114 genome includes a region encoding these proteins:
- a CDS encoding chemotaxis protein CheW, whose product MQTEPKSVLAVTSFEPLELNPLLPEINLSKLLRFPLGLQDSGLLPLEQIGEISRVNLASILPIPEMPSCILGICHWRGEMLWLLDLNHLIGYPHLTMQATPVAIVVKVNEQAIGLVVPQVDDIESYDLQQLQKAAPGLFPPKLLPFVLGALPNGNIVLDVTAITQYPLWQIHRTTVS is encoded by the coding sequence ATGCAGACAGAACCGAAATCTGTACTCGCAGTGACTAGTTTTGAGCCACTGGAACTAAATCCACTCCTCCCAGAAATTAACCTTTCTAAATTGCTTCGCTTTCCCCTTGGACTTCAGGATAGTGGACTATTACCTCTAGAACAAATTGGCGAAATATCGCGGGTTAATTTAGCATCCATTCTACCTATTCCTGAAATGCCAAGTTGTATTTTGGGAATTTGTCACTGGCGAGGAGAAATGCTGTGGCTTTTAGACTTAAACCATCTTATTGGATATCCTCATCTGACGATGCAGGCAACTCCTGTGGCAATAGTCGTTAAGGTCAACGAACAAGCTATAGGTCTAGTAGTACCACAAGTTGATGACATTGAATCATACGACTTGCAACAACTGCAAAAAGCAGCACCTGGCTTATTTCCTCCTAAACTCCTACCTTTTGTTCTAGGAGCTTTGCCAAATGGCAATATTGTGTTAGATGTCACAGCAATTACTCAGTATCCCCTGTGGCAAATACACCGAACAACAGTTTCTTAG